One Burkholderia sp. PAMC 26561 genomic window carries:
- a CDS encoding energy transducer TonB family protein: MTYRFKQAHIGCSIALLATLAACTITPPPSALETPKPAAAVAGATLDQYKVRVAQHIFERNPSLVLKGTPQAMLRSLVVVAYTVDRNGRVIRSSVYRTNGDDEAEATALASLRRASPLPAPPTRLLDGNGHLDLFEGWLFNDNGQFQLRSAHSPQATTID, translated from the coding sequence ATGACCTACCGCTTCAAACAGGCACACATTGGATGCAGCATCGCGCTGCTCGCGACCCTTGCTGCCTGCACGATCACCCCGCCGCCCAGCGCGCTCGAAACGCCCAAACCCGCCGCGGCGGTCGCGGGCGCGACGCTCGATCAATACAAGGTGCGCGTCGCACAACATATCTTCGAGCGCAATCCTTCGCTGGTGCTCAAGGGCACGCCGCAAGCCATGCTGCGCTCGCTTGTCGTGGTCGCCTACACCGTGGATCGCAACGGGCGTGTGATCCGCTCGTCGGTGTATCGGACGAATGGGGACGACGAAGCCGAAGCCACCGCCCTCGCCTCGCTGCGCCGGGCCTCGCCGTTGCCCGCACCGCCCACTCGCCTGCTCGATGGCAACGGCCACCTCGACCTCTTCGAAGGCTGGCTTTTCAACGACAACGGCCAGTTCCAGCTAAGGAGCGCGCATTCGCCGCAGGCAACGACCATCGACTGA
- the gcvA gene encoding transcriptional regulator GcvA, producing MTTPIFLNALRAFEVSARHQSFSAAAAELNVTPAAVGQLVRSLEEWLAFPLFHRSGGGRARLIPTDIATRALPDIRAGFDRLNLGLARLKEASTGGVLTVTVSPAFAAKWLLPRIDRFQTAWPETDVRLDTSLKLMDFASQGIDIGVRYGAGHWPGLQAEKLMDEEVFPVCSREFLERHSGLRGPADLAGLTLIDDLSVDRQSGFVTWDTWLDNAGVKVVASRAGLKINNSAAVLQAAVDGHGVALARSVLARDDLNSGRLIRLFPEITLPSSLAYFVVYRKECAALLRLVAFREWLFSETARDRV from the coding sequence CTGAATGTCACCCCGGCGGCTGTCGGACAACTTGTTCGAAGCCTCGAAGAGTGGCTGGCCTTCCCACTCTTTCATCGAAGCGGCGGCGGGCGGGCGCGTCTGATACCCACGGACATCGCAACCCGGGCGCTGCCCGACATCCGTGCAGGCTTCGACCGGCTGAACCTCGGGCTTGCGCGGCTCAAGGAAGCGTCGACCGGAGGCGTACTTACCGTCACTGTCAGCCCGGCGTTCGCGGCGAAATGGCTTCTACCGCGTATAGACCGGTTCCAGACTGCGTGGCCGGAAACCGATGTACGTCTCGACACGAGTCTCAAACTCATGGACTTCGCGAGTCAGGGTATCGATATCGGAGTGCGTTATGGCGCCGGCCATTGGCCGGGGCTGCAAGCGGAAAAGCTGATGGACGAGGAGGTCTTTCCGGTTTGTTCGCGTGAATTCCTTGAGCGCCATTCCGGGTTGCGTGGCCCTGCCGATCTGGCCGGACTGACATTGATCGATGACCTTTCCGTCGACCGGCAATCCGGCTTCGTCACGTGGGATACGTGGCTCGACAACGCAGGGGTGAAAGTCGTCGCGAGCCGCGCCGGCCTGAAGATCAACAATTCCGCGGCAGTGTTGCAGGCTGCCGTCGATGGTCACGGCGTGGCGTTGGCACGCAGCGTTCTCGCGCGCGATGATCTGAATTCCGGCCGCTTGATCCGCTTGTTTCCCGAGATCACGCTGCCGTCATCGCTCGCGTATTTCGTGGTCTACCGGAAGGAATGCGCGGCACTACTCAGACTCGTCGCGTTCCGCGAATGGCTTTTTAGCGAAACCGCGAGGGACCGGGTTTAA